The genomic region GGGTCATCGCCTCAAGGCAATTGCCCTTGAAGAAAAGATAGATCGTCGGTTCCATTTTGGTTTCTCCCTTTGTGGTGAAGTGTTGTGATGAGAAAGGCTTGAGGTTCATTGCGGCTTCCCCTTCCTTCCGTTCTGCATGAACAGCATTTCGATGTAGCGCTTCAGGTGGTCGACACTGTCGCGGGCGATCGCGTGATCGCCAGTGGCCTTGGCCAGAATGAAGGCACCCTGCAGCACCGCCTGGGTGTGGGCGGCGAGGCTGGCCGGTGTCCAGTCCGCGGTGACCCCGCGCGCCTTCATGGCCTCTTCGATATCCGGTTCCAGCGTCGCAGCGTGGCCGAAGATGCTTGCCGCACAGGCATCGCGTATCGCCGGGTGTGAGCCGTAAACCTCCTGGGTCATGGTGCCGACGAGGCAGGTAAATTCGGCCAAGTCGCCGTCGATAATGTTCTTGCGGAATTCCACATAGCCAAGCAGGCGCTCGAGCGGATCGCTATGGTTGTGATAGGGCGCGCTGGCAAAAAAAGCGGAGGTTGTCTCGGTCCAATAGACGGCAGCAGCGACGCCCAGCGCCTCCTTGTTCTCGAAATGGTGGAAGAATGCACCCTTGGTGACGCCCGCCGCTTTGCAAAGGTCATCGACTGTTGTGGCGGTAAAGCCCTGGGTTCGGATGACATCGCGCGCGGCTTCGAGAAGCCGGTTGCGGGCATCGCCGCGTTCAGGATTTTGTTTGGTTGGCCTTGGCATGAAGATTAAATACCAACCGGTTGGTATTTATGTCAAGATGTTTTTCCTGCCCTTGGGCAACTCGTCTGGACGCTGTGATCATGGTGATGTTGTCAGGGCATCCTGCTGCATTGCACCCTGCGATTGCCGGGTGCGGCTGAGTGAGTGGCGGCAGTGCGCCACTGGGCCTGTAATTGCGGTGGAGAATCTTCCGAGATGGCGCGCGGAAACACAGCGCTCGGAAGCAGTAGCGTTAAACCCTATATCGTCCCGCGCAACTCCAGCAGCATGGCATCCATGGTGCGTGCCTGTTCGAGCAGGCCCATCAGTTCGCCCGTGCCGGTGATGGCGGCGGCCATGGCCGGTTGGTTGAAAACGCATTGACCAACAAAGACGAGAACAAAATAGCTCGACCAGGCAATCGCCTGTGCGAAGGGCCTGTTGGCGTCACCCACCTTCGCATTGTCATCAAGAACATACATGGCAAGGCCGCGTGCCTGTTGCACCAGGCTCGGCGCTTCAACGGGTGTGCTCACAGCGCAACAGCTCATTACAAAT from Salaquimonas pukyongi harbors:
- a CDS encoding TetR/AcrR family transcriptional regulator, whose product is MPRPTKQNPERGDARNRLLEAARDVIRTQGFTATTVDDLCKAAGVTKGAFFHHFENKEALGVAAAVYWTETTSAFFASAPYHNHSDPLERLLGYVEFRKNIIDGDLAEFTCLVGTMTQEVYGSHPAIRDACAASIFGHAATLEPDIEEAMKARGVTADWTPASLAAHTQAVLQGAFILAKATGDHAIARDSVDHLKRYIEMLFMQNGRKGKPQ